A window from Pseudomonas moraviensis encodes these proteins:
- a CDS encoding electron transfer flavoprotein subunit alpha/FixB family protein, with product MSDIIRRDPRAEWIARNRLHPLHAAMQPAQHSWMGPNGVIRKNLHGMGFIGPNGFKRIDRSGAQQGGAVKRSATVEVQLPLHQVPAPAFYIGVVPDMVGGRLSSHDRDLLGLAHQLAGTDGAVLAVVFGEHKESTFETAGVDRLLVLEGEHFSGYAPEQRVQGLRAVDNQFNPRHWLLPDSRSGGGELGRRFAAALGERPATRVWQVKDQECIGRAGAGLQDLARPVARLILAAAECAEPVSETRHEALPVELSTSVVRSLSRIEDLGAVAVDPAAIPMAEAEFIFSGGNGVKDWQLFHETASALGATEGASRVAVDDGFMARDRQVGASGTWVTARVYVAVGISGAIQHLQGIGACDKVVAINLDPGCDMIKRADLSVIGESAEILQALIEAVEAYRNDGRRDAA from the coding sequence ATGAGCGACATTATCCGCCGCGACCCGCGCGCCGAATGGATTGCGCGCAACCGCCTGCATCCGCTGCACGCGGCGATGCAACCGGCGCAACACAGCTGGATGGGGCCCAATGGCGTCATCCGCAAGAATCTGCACGGCATGGGTTTTATCGGCCCCAACGGCTTCAAGCGGATCGACCGCAGCGGCGCGCAGCAGGGCGGGGCGGTCAAACGCTCGGCCACGGTGGAAGTGCAGTTGCCGCTGCATCAGGTTCCGGCTCCGGCGTTCTATATCGGCGTGGTGCCGGATATGGTCGGCGGCCGCCTGAGCAGCCACGATCGCGATCTGCTCGGCCTCGCTCATCAGCTGGCCGGCACGGACGGTGCGGTGCTGGCGGTAGTTTTTGGCGAGCACAAGGAAAGCACGTTCGAAACCGCCGGCGTCGATCGCCTGCTGGTGCTCGAAGGCGAGCATTTCAGCGGTTATGCACCGGAACAACGAGTGCAGGGTTTGCGCGCTGTGGATAACCAGTTCAATCCGCGTCACTGGTTGCTGCCGGACAGCCGCAGCGGTGGCGGTGAACTCGGTCGGCGCTTTGCCGCAGCCTTGGGCGAGCGCCCGGCTACACGGGTCTGGCAGGTCAAGGATCAGGAGTGCATCGGCCGCGCCGGTGCCGGGTTGCAAGACCTGGCGCGTCCAGTGGCGCGGTTGATTCTCGCCGCTGCCGAATGCGCCGAGCCGGTCAGCGAAACCCGACACGAAGCGTTACCGGTGGAGTTATCCACAAGCGTCGTGCGCAGCCTGTCGCGAATCGAAGATCTCGGCGCGGTGGCGGTGGATCCGGCGGCGATCCCGATGGCCGAGGCCGAGTTCATTTTCTCCGGCGGCAACGGCGTCAAGGACTGGCAGCTGTTTCACGAAACGGCATCAGCCCTCGGCGCTACCGAAGGCGCTTCTCGCGTGGCGGTGGACGATGGCTTCATGGCCCGCGATCGCCAGGTCGGCGCGTCCGGCACCTGGGTCACCGCGCGAGTCTACGTCGCGGTGGGTATTTCCGGGGCGATCCAGCACCTGCAAGGCATCGGTGCCTGCGACAAGGTGGTGGCGATCAATCTTGATCCGGGTTGCGACATGATCAAACGCGCCGACCTCTCGGTGATTGGCGAAAGCGCAGAGATTCTGCAGGCCCTGATCGAGGCGGTAGAGGCCTACCGCAACGACGGCCGACGCGACGCGGCATAA
- the dgcB gene encoding dimethylglycine demethylation protein DgcB: MLNTLLPILLFAALGLAVLGALRRMNMWRRGRAAKVDLLGGLLAMPKRYMVDLHHVVARDKYIANTHVATAGGAVASIVLAILVHGFGLHNRILGYALLLMSAVMFVGAIFMYLRRVNPPARLSKGPWMRLPKSLLAFSASFFLVTLPVAGILPENFGGWVLAAILGVGVLWGVTELFFGMTWGGPMKHAFAGALHLAWHRRPERFGGGRSTGLKPLDLNNPDAPLGVEKPKDFTWNQLLGFDACVQCGKCEAACPAFAAGQPLNPKKLIQDMVVGLAGGTDAKFAGSPYPGKPIGEHGGNPHQPIVNGLVDAETLWSCTTCRACVEECPMMIEHVDAIVDMRRHLTLEKGATPNKGAEVLENLIATDNPGGFAPGGRMNWAADLNLNLLSEKKSTDVLFWVGDGAFDMRNQRTLRAFVKVLKAAKIDFAVLGLEERDSGDVARRLGDEATFQLLAKRNIQTLAKYSFNRIVTCDPHSFHVLKNEYGAFDGNYLVQHHSTCMAEIIQAGALNLGQHKGNSVTYHDPCYLGRYNGEYEAPREVLRALGIEVKEMQRSGFRSRCCGGGGGAPITDIPGKQRIPDMRMEDIRETGAELVAVGCPQCTAMLEGVVEPRPLIKDIAELVADALLEDAAPGKPATPAKREPAEVH, from the coding sequence ATGTTGAACACCCTTCTTCCAATTTTGTTGTTCGCTGCTCTGGGCCTCGCTGTCCTCGGCGCGTTGCGGCGGATGAACATGTGGCGCCGGGGGCGGGCGGCGAAGGTCGATCTGCTTGGCGGTCTGCTGGCCATGCCCAAGCGCTACATGGTCGACCTGCACCACGTCGTGGCGCGGGACAAATACATCGCCAACACCCACGTCGCCACGGCGGGCGGTGCGGTGGCGTCGATTGTGCTGGCCATTCTGGTACACGGCTTCGGCCTGCATAACCGTATCCTCGGCTACGCCTTGCTGCTGATGTCGGCGGTGATGTTCGTTGGCGCGATCTTCATGTACCTGCGTCGGGTCAATCCGCCTGCGCGTCTGTCGAAAGGCCCGTGGATGCGTCTGCCGAAAAGCCTGCTGGCGTTCTCGGCGTCGTTCTTCCTGGTGACCCTGCCAGTGGCCGGGATCCTGCCGGAGAACTTCGGTGGTTGGGTGCTTGCAGCCATTCTCGGCGTTGGCGTGTTGTGGGGCGTGACGGAACTGTTCTTCGGCATGACCTGGGGCGGGCCGATGAAACACGCCTTTGCCGGTGCCCTGCACCTGGCCTGGCATCGCCGTCCGGAACGCTTTGGCGGCGGTCGCTCGACCGGTTTGAAACCGCTGGACCTGAACAATCCCGATGCGCCGCTGGGCGTGGAAAAACCCAAGGATTTCACCTGGAACCAGTTGCTCGGTTTCGACGCCTGCGTGCAGTGCGGCAAGTGCGAAGCGGCCTGTCCGGCTTTCGCTGCCGGACAGCCGCTGAATCCGAAAAAACTGATTCAGGACATGGTCGTCGGCCTCGCTGGCGGCACCGACGCCAAATTCGCCGGCAGCCCGTATCCAGGCAAACCGATTGGCGAGCATGGCGGCAATCCGCATCAACCGATCGTCAACGGTCTGGTCGACGCCGAAACCCTCTGGTCGTGCACCACCTGCCGTGCCTGCGTCGAGGAATGCCCGATGATGATCGAGCACGTCGACGCGATCGTCGACATGCGCCGTCACCTGACCCTGGAAAAAGGCGCGACGCCGAACAAGGGCGCCGAAGTCCTCGAAAACCTGATCGCCACCGACAACCCCGGCGGTTTCGCCCCGGGCGGGCGGATGAACTGGGCGGCGGATCTGAACCTCAATCTGCTCAGCGAAAAGAAATCCACCGACGTGCTGTTCTGGGTCGGCGACGGCGCCTTCGACATGCGCAACCAGCGCACCTTGCGCGCCTTCGTCAAAGTGTTGAAAGCGGCAAAAATCGACTTCGCCGTGCTCGGCCTCGAAGAGCGCGACAGCGGTGATGTGGCGCGGCGTCTGGGCGACGAAGCGACGTTCCAGTTGCTGGCCAAGCGCAACATCCAGACGTTGGCCAAATACAGCTTCAACCGCATCGTCACCTGCGATCCGCACAGTTTCCATGTGCTGAAAAACGAGTACGGCGCTTTCGATGGCAACTACCTGGTGCAGCACCACAGCACCTGCATGGCCGAGATCATTCAGGCCGGCGCGCTCAACCTCGGGCAGCACAAAGGCAACAGCGTGACCTATCACGATCCGTGCTACCTGGGCCGCTACAACGGCGAGTACGAAGCACCGCGTGAAGTGCTGCGTGCGCTCGGCATCGAAGTCAAAGAGATGCAACGGTCCGGTTTCCGCTCGCGCTGCTGCGGCGGCGGTGGTGGCGCGCCGATCACCGACATTCCGGGCAAACAGCGCATCCCCGACATGCGCATGGAAGATATCCGCGAAACCGGCGCCGAGTTGGTGGCGGTGGGTTGTCCACAGTGCACGGCGATGCTCGAAGGCGTGGTCGAACCGCGTCCGCTGATCAAGGACATCGCCGAACTGGTGGCCGACGCGCTGCTCGAAGACGCCGCGCCAGGCAAGCCTGCCACGCCGGCCAAACGTGAACCTGCGGAGGTGCATTGA
- the dgcA gene encoding dimethylglycine demethylation protein DgcA: MAFEAMFQPIQIGKLTIRNRVLSTAHAEVYATDGGMTTDRYVKYYEEKAKGGIGLAICGGSSVVAIDSPQEWWSSVNLSTDRIIPHFQNLADAMHKHGAKIMIQITHMGRRSRWDGFNWPTLMSPSGIREPVHRATCKTIEPEEIWRVIGNYAQAARRAKAGGLDGVELSAVHQHMIDQFWSPRVNKRTDEWGGSFEGRMKFGLEVLKAVRAEVGDDFCVGMRLCGDEFHPDGLSHEDMKQIAKYYDDTGMLDFIGVVGSGCDTHNTLANVIPNMSYPPEPFLHLAAGIKEVVKVPVLHAQNIKDPNQATRILEGGYVDMVGMTRAHIADPHLIAKIKMGQIDQIKQCVGANYCIDRQYQGLDVLCIQNAATSREYMGVPHIIEKSTGPKRKVVVVGAGPAGMEAARVAAERGHDVTLFEKKEFIGGQITTASKAPQRDQIAGITRWFQLELARLKVDLRLGTAADADTIMDLRPDVVVLAVGGHPYLEQNEHWGAAEGLVVSSWDVLDGKVAPGKNVLVYDTICEFTGMSVADFLADKGSQVEIVTDDIKPGVAIGGTSFPTYYRSMYPKEVIMTGDMMLEKVYREGDKLIAVLENEYTGAKEERVVDQVVVENGVRPDEEIYYALKDGSRNKGQIDVEALFAIQPQPSLSEAGDGYLLFRIGDCVAQRNTHAAIYDALRLCKDF, translated from the coding sequence ATGGCTTTCGAAGCAATGTTCCAGCCGATCCAGATCGGCAAACTGACCATCCGCAACCGCGTGCTCAGCACCGCGCACGCCGAGGTCTACGCGACTGACGGTGGCATGACCACCGACCGCTACGTCAAGTATTACGAAGAGAAGGCCAAGGGCGGCATTGGCCTGGCCATCTGCGGCGGTTCGTCCGTGGTGGCGATCGACAGCCCGCAGGAATGGTGGAGTTCGGTCAATCTGTCCACCGACCGGATCATTCCGCACTTCCAGAATCTGGCCGACGCCATGCACAAGCATGGCGCCAAGATCATGATCCAGATTACCCACATGGGCCGTCGCTCGCGCTGGGACGGTTTCAACTGGCCGACGCTGATGTCGCCGTCGGGCATCCGTGAACCGGTGCACCGCGCCACCTGCAAGACCATCGAGCCGGAAGAGATCTGGCGGGTGATCGGCAACTACGCACAGGCGGCGCGCCGGGCCAAGGCCGGTGGCCTCGATGGCGTCGAGCTGTCGGCCGTGCACCAGCACATGATCGACCAGTTCTGGAGCCCGCGCGTCAACAAGCGCACCGACGAGTGGGGCGGCAGCTTCGAAGGGCGGATGAAGTTCGGTCTGGAAGTGCTCAAAGCCGTGCGCGCCGAGGTTGGTGACGATTTCTGCGTCGGCATGCGCCTGTGCGGTGACGAGTTCCACCCGGACGGCTTGTCCCACGAGGACATGAAGCAGATCGCCAAGTATTACGACGACACCGGCATGCTCGATTTCATCGGCGTGGTCGGCTCGGGTTGCGATACGCACAACACCCTGGCCAACGTGATTCCGAACATGAGTTATCCACCGGAGCCGTTCCTGCATCTGGCCGCCGGAATCAAGGAAGTGGTCAAGGTGCCGGTGCTGCACGCACAGAACATTAAGGACCCGAACCAGGCTACGCGGATTCTCGAGGGCGGTTACGTCGACATGGTCGGCATGACCCGCGCGCACATCGCTGACCCGCACCTGATCGCCAAGATCAAGATGGGCCAGATCGACCAGATCAAACAGTGCGTCGGCGCCAACTATTGCATCGACCGCCAGTATCAAGGTCTCGATGTGTTGTGCATCCAGAACGCCGCGACGTCCCGTGAATACATGGGCGTGCCGCACATCATCGAGAAATCCACCGGGCCGAAACGCAAAGTCGTAGTGGTGGGTGCCGGCCCTGCCGGGATGGAAGCTGCGCGTGTGGCGGCCGAACGTGGCCACGACGTGACCTTGTTCGAGAAGAAAGAATTCATCGGTGGGCAGATCACTACTGCATCGAAAGCGCCGCAGCGCGATCAGATCGCCGGCATCACCCGCTGGTTCCAGCTGGAACTGGCGCGGCTGAAAGTCGATCTGCGCCTCGGCACGGCGGCGGACGCCGATACGATCATGGACCTGCGTCCGGATGTCGTGGTGCTGGCGGTCGGTGGTCATCCGTACCTCGAGCAGAACGAACACTGGGGCGCGGCCGAAGGGCTGGTGGTGAGCAGCTGGGACGTGCTCGACGGCAAAGTCGCGCCGGGCAAGAACGTGCTGGTCTACGACACCATTTGCGAGTTCACCGGGATGTCGGTGGCCGACTTCCTCGCCGACAAGGGCAGCCAGGTCGAGATCGTCACCGACGACATCAAGCCGGGCGTGGCCATCGGCGGTACGTCGTTCCCGACCTACTACCGCAGCATGTACCCGAAAGAAGTGATCATGACCGGCGACATGATGCTGGAAAAGGTCTACCGCGAAGGCGACAAGCTGATCGCGGTACTGGAGAACGAATACACCGGCGCGAAAGAGGAGCGGGTGGTCGATCAGGTGGTCGTCGAAAACGGCGTGCGCCCGGACGAGGAAATCTACTACGCCCTCAAGGACGGCTCGCGCAACAAGGGCCAGATCGACGTCGAAGCGCTGTTCGCGATCCAGCCGCAGCCTTCGCTGAGCGAGGCGGGTGACGGCTACTTGCTGTTCCGCATCGGCGACTGCGTGGCGCAGCGTAATACCCATGCCGCGATCTATGACGCCCTGCGACTGTGCAAGGATTTCTGA
- a CDS encoding 4-vinyl reductase, protein MAKIAPQLPIEVDSETGVWTSDALPMLYVPRHFFVNNHMGIEEVLGAEAYAEILYKAGYKSAWHWCEKEAECHGLEGVAVFEHYMKRLSQRGWGLFKIQDIDLDKGTASVKLEHSAFVYVYGKVGRKVDYMFTGWFAGAMDQILEARGSKIRTVAEQVYGGSEEGHDDGLFIVKPL, encoded by the coding sequence ATGGCCAAGATCGCCCCGCAATTGCCTATCGAAGTCGACAGCGAGACCGGTGTCTGGACCTCCGACGCCTTGCCCATGCTCTATGTGCCGCGGCATTTCTTCGTCAACAACCACATGGGCATCGAGGAAGTGCTGGGCGCCGAAGCCTATGCGGAAATCCTCTACAAGGCCGGCTACAAATCCGCCTGGCACTGGTGTGAAAAGGAAGCCGAATGCCACGGCCTGGAAGGCGTCGCGGTGTTTGAGCACTACATGAAGCGCCTGTCGCAACGCGGCTGGGGCCTGTTCAAGATCCAGGACATCGACCTCGACAAGGGCACCGCCAGCGTCAAGCTCGAGCACTCGGCATTCGTCTATGTCTACGGCAAGGTCGGGCGCAAGGTCGATTACATGTTCACCGGCTGGTTTGCCGGTGCCATGGACCAGATTCTCGAAGCCCGTGGCAGCAAGATCCGTACTGTGGCCGAGCAAGTCTACGGAGGCTCCGAAGAGGGCCACGATGACGGCTTGTTCATCGTCAAGCCGTTGTAA
- a CDS encoding dipeptidase: MSPAELHADSIVIDGLIIAKWNRELFEDMRKGGLTAANCTVSVWEGFQATVNNIAASQKLIRENSDLVMPVRTTADIRRAKEQGKTGILFGFQNAHAFEDQIGYVEVFKQLGVGIVQMCYNTQNLVGTGCYERDGGLSGFGREIVAEMNRVGVMCDLSHVGSKTSEEVILESKKPVCYSHCLPSGLKEHPRNKSDAELKFIADHGGFVGVTMFAPFLAKGIDSTIDDYAEAIEYTMNIVGEDAIGIGTDFTQGHGQDFFEYLTHDKGYARRLTSFGKIINPLGIRTVGEFPNLTETLLKRGHSERVVRKIMGENWVNVLKDVWGE; encoded by the coding sequence ATGAGCCCAGCCGAATTACACGCCGACAGCATCGTTATCGACGGTCTGATCATTGCCAAATGGAACCGCGAGCTGTTCGAAGACATGCGCAAGGGCGGTCTGACGGCAGCCAACTGCACTGTGTCGGTGTGGGAAGGCTTTCAGGCGACCGTGAACAACATCGCTGCCAGCCAGAAACTGATCCGTGAAAACAGCGACCTGGTGATGCCGGTGCGCACCACCGCCGACATCCGTCGCGCCAAGGAACAGGGCAAGACCGGCATCCTCTTCGGCTTCCAGAATGCCCACGCTTTCGAAGACCAGATCGGCTATGTCGAGGTGTTCAAGCAGCTCGGCGTGGGCATCGTGCAGATGTGCTACAACACCCAGAATCTGGTCGGCACCGGTTGCTACGAACGCGACGGCGGCCTGTCGGGTTTCGGTCGCGAGATCGTCGCCGAGATGAACCGCGTCGGCGTCATGTGCGACCTGTCCCACGTCGGTTCCAAGACTTCCGAAGAGGTCATCCTCGAATCGAAAAAACCGGTCTGCTATTCGCACTGCCTGCCGTCGGGTCTCAAAGAGCACCCGCGCAACAAATCCGACGCAGAACTGAAGTTCATCGCCGACCACGGCGGTTTTGTCGGCGTGACCATGTTCGCGCCGTTCCTCGCCAAGGGCATCGATTCGACCATCGACGATTACGCCGAAGCCATCGAATACACCATGAACATCGTTGGCGAAGACGCCATCGGCATCGGCACCGATTTCACTCAGGGTCACGGCCAGGATTTCTTCGAATACCTGACCCACGACAAGGGCTACGCCCGCCGCCTGACCAGCTTCGGCAAGATCATCAACCCGCTGGGCATCCGCACCGTCGGCGAATTCCCCAACCTAACCGAAACCCTGCTCAAGCGCGGTCATTCCGAACGTGTGGTGCGCAAGATCATGGGTGAGAACTGGGTGAACGTCCTCAAAGACGTCTGGGGCGAATAA
- a CDS encoding lysozyme inhibitor LprI family protein → MKSIFLALALIATGAHAAEESENNPCDAVENDIQTLECSAYSRTTAEDLLKDNYASLNERMQAAYGKNPTQLADITAKLKTAQQQWLKTRDADCAVEAFPATAGSKAFTIAQNDCMARMSDERSEFLESIGQE, encoded by the coding sequence ATGAAATCGATCTTCCTCGCCCTGGCACTGATTGCGACCGGCGCCCACGCCGCCGAAGAATCCGAGAACAACCCGTGCGACGCGGTGGAAAACGACATCCAGACCCTGGAATGCTCCGCCTACAGCCGCACCACCGCCGAAGACCTGCTCAAGGACAACTACGCCAGCCTCAACGAACGCATGCAGGCCGCGTACGGCAAGAACCCGACGCAACTGGCCGACATCACCGCCAAACTGAAAACCGCCCAGCAGCAATGGCTGAAAACCCGCGATGCCGATTGCGCGGTGGAAGCCTTCCCGGCGACGGCGGGGAGCAAGGCGTTCACGATTGCGCAGAATGATTGCATGGCGCGGATGAGTGATGAACGGTCGGAGTTTTTGGAGTCGATTGGGCAGGAATAG
- a CDS encoding DUF3010 family protein — translation MNICGIEIKGSEAIIAVAALDGSTLSHIPLATKKIALDDDDEAANVRRFAAQVASFVRENSVDRIAIKKRSKKGEFAGGPTTFKIEGVFQLLDGCEVTLLSPQTINAQAKKHNFELPGTLNKYQHEAYKAACSALVKK, via the coding sequence ATGAACATTTGCGGCATTGAAATCAAAGGCAGCGAAGCGATCATCGCCGTGGCTGCGCTCGACGGTTCGACGTTGAGCCACATCCCTCTCGCCACGAAAAAGATCGCTCTCGATGATGATGACGAGGCGGCGAACGTGCGGCGGTTCGCGGCGCAGGTGGCGTCGTTCGTGCGCGAGAACTCGGTGGACCGGATTGCGATCAAGAAGCGCAGCAAGAAGGGTGAGTTTGCCGGTGGGCCGACGACGTTCAAGATTGAGGGGGTGTTTCAGCTGCTCGATGGTTGTGAGGTGACGCTGTTGTCGCCGCAGACGATCAATGCACAGGCCAAGAAGCACAATTTCGAGCTGCCGGGGACGTTGAACAAGTATCAGCATGAGGCTTACAAGGCGGCGTGCTCGGCGTTGGTGAAGAAATAA
- a CDS encoding GlxA family transcriptional regulator, whose product MSQDFYFLLMPGFSAIGFISAIEPLRVANRFRGELYRWHVLSADGGAVLASNGMSVNADAALEPLKKGATLLVVAGFEPLKFITPMLEHWLRRLDKDGVTLGAIDTGSFVLAEAGLLNGHRLTLHWEAIDAFKESYPQLSVTQELFEIDRRRITSAGGTASIDLMLDLIAQAHGPQLAIQVSEQFVLGRIRPRKDHQRMEVATRYGISNKKLVQVIGEMEQHSEPPLSTLQLAESIKVTRRQLERLFRLHLNDTPSNFYLRLRLEKARQLLRQTDMSVLEVSIACGFESPSYFTRSYRARFARCPREDRRTAQA is encoded by the coding sequence ATGTCCCAGGATTTCTACTTTTTGCTGATGCCGGGGTTCTCTGCCATCGGCTTTATCTCCGCGATCGAACCGCTGCGGGTGGCCAACCGCTTTCGTGGCGAGCTGTACCGCTGGCATGTGCTCAGCGCCGATGGCGGCGCGGTACTGGCGAGCAACGGCATGTCGGTCAACGCCGATGCGGCGCTGGAGCCGCTGAAAAAAGGTGCGACGTTACTGGTGGTGGCCGGCTTCGAACCACTGAAATTCATCACGCCGATGCTGGAGCACTGGTTGCGCAGGCTGGACAAGGACGGCGTGACCCTCGGCGCGATCGACACCGGCAGCTTCGTCCTCGCCGAAGCAGGCCTGCTCAATGGCCATCGCCTGACCCTGCACTGGGAAGCGATCGATGCGTTCAAGGAATCTTATCCACAGCTCAGCGTTACCCAGGAGCTGTTCGAGATCGACCGGCGGCGGATCACTTCGGCGGGTGGCACGGCGTCGATTGATCTGATGCTCGATCTGATCGCCCAGGCCCACGGCCCGCAACTGGCGATTCAGGTCAGCGAGCAGTTTGTGCTCGGGCGCATCCGCCCGCGCAAAGACCACCAGCGCATGGAAGTCGCCACACGCTACGGCATCAGCAACAAGAAACTGGTGCAGGTGATCGGCGAAATGGAGCAGCACAGCGAACCGCCGCTGAGCACGCTGCAACTGGCGGAGTCGATCAAGGTGACGCGACGGCAGCTGGAGCGCTTGTTTCGCCTGCACCTGAACGACACGCCGAGCAATTTCTATCTGCGGTTGAGGTTGGAAAAGGCCCGGCAGCTGTTGCGTCAGACCGACATGAGCGTGCTTGAGGTCAGCATTGCCTGCGGGTTTGAATCACCGTCGTACTTCACCCGCAGCTATCGCGCCAGATTTGCCCGTTGCCCGCGCGAGGATCGGCGTACCGCGCAGGCCTGA
- a CDS encoding choline ABC transporter substrate-binding protein has product MKRLISSCVLALSGTAFFSTGVMAAELASCKNVRMGVVNWTDVIATSAMTQVLLDGLGYSTKQTSASQQIIFAGIRDQRLDLFLGYWNPLMTQTITPFVEANQVKVLEAPSLKDARATLAVPTYLADKGLKTFADIAKFEKELGGKIYGIEPGSGANTQIKAMIAKNQFGLGKFQLVESSEAGMLAAVDRAVRRKEAVVFFGWAPHPMNVNIQMTYLTGSEDALGPNEGMATVWTVTSPKYAEQCPNIGRLLTNLTFTAEAESRMMQPLLDHKDAFESAKQWLKDHPEDKQRWLEGVTTFDGKPAAENLQLTSK; this is encoded by the coding sequence ATGAAACGACTGATCAGCAGCTGCGTTCTTGCACTCAGCGGTACCGCTTTCTTCAGCACCGGCGTGATGGCGGCCGAACTGGCCTCCTGCAAGAACGTACGCATGGGTGTGGTCAACTGGACTGACGTGATCGCCACCAGTGCCATGACCCAGGTCCTGCTCGACGGCCTCGGCTACAGCACCAAACAGACCAGCGCCTCGCAGCAGATCATCTTCGCCGGGATTCGCGATCAGCGCCTGGACCTGTTCCTTGGCTACTGGAACCCGCTGATGACCCAGACCATCACGCCGTTCGTCGAGGCCAATCAGGTGAAAGTGCTCGAAGCACCGAGCCTGAAAGATGCCCGCGCCACTCTCGCCGTGCCGACCTATCTGGCTGACAAGGGCCTGAAAACCTTCGCCGACATCGCCAAATTCGAGAAGGAATTGGGCGGCAAGATCTACGGCATCGAGCCAGGGTCGGGCGCCAACACGCAGATCAAAGCGATGATCGCCAAGAACCAGTTTGGTCTGGGCAAATTCCAGCTCGTCGAATCGAGCGAGGCCGGCATGCTCGCCGCCGTCGATCGCGCCGTGCGCCGCAAGGAAGCCGTGGTGTTCTTCGGCTGGGCGCCGCACCCGATGAACGTCAACATTCAGATGACCTATCTGACCGGTAGCGAAGATGCCCTTGGCCCGAACGAAGGCATGGCTACGGTGTGGACTGTCACTTCACCGAAATACGCCGAGCAGTGCCCGAACATCGGCCGCCTGCTGACCAACCTGACCTTCACCGCCGAAGCCGAGAGCCGAATGATGCAGCCGCTGCTCGATCACAAGGATGCCTTCGAGTCGGCCAAGCAATGGCTCAAGGATCACCCCGAAGACAAGCAGCGCTGGCTCGAAGGTGTGACGACTTTCGATGGCAAACCGGCCGCTGAAAATCTGCAACTGACCAGCAAATAA
- a CDS encoding 3-keto-5-aminohexanoate cleavage protein, translating to MNHDVIITCALTGAGDTTAKSPHVPVTPKQIAAAAVEAAKAGATVVHCHVRDPQTGKFSRDVALYREVMERIREADVDIIVNLTAGMGGDLEIGAGEHPMEFGPNTDLVGPLTRLAHVEELLPEICTLDCGTLNFGDGDTIYVSTPAQLRAGAKRITELGVKAELEIFDTGHLWFAKQMIKEGLLDNPLFQLCLGIPWGAPADTTTMKAMVDNLPADAVWAGFGIGRMQMPMAAQAVLLGGNVRVGLEDNLWLDKGVLATNGQLVERATEILSRLGARVLTPAEGRKKMGLTQRG from the coding sequence ATGAACCACGACGTCATCATCACCTGCGCACTCACCGGTGCTGGCGACACGACCGCCAAGAGCCCGCATGTGCCGGTCACCCCGAAACAGATCGCCGCTGCGGCAGTGGAAGCGGCCAAGGCTGGCGCCACCGTGGTGCACTGCCATGTGCGCGATCCGCAGACCGGCAAGTTCAGCCGTGACGTGGCGCTGTATCGCGAAGTGATGGAGCGCATCCGCGAGGCCGACGTCGACATCATCGTCAACCTCACCGCCGGGATGGGCGGAGACCTGGAAATCGGCGCTGGCGAGCACCCGATGGAGTTCGGCCCGAACACCGATCTGGTCGGCCCGCTGACCCGTCTCGCCCACGTTGAAGAGCTGCTTCCGGAAATCTGCACCCTCGATTGCGGCACGCTGAATTTCGGCGACGGCGACACCATTTACGTCTCCACGCCGGCACAACTGCGCGCCGGCGCCAAGCGCATCACCGAACTGGGGGTGAAAGCCGAGCTGGAGATTTTCGACACCGGGCATCTGTGGTTCGCCAAGCAGATGATCAAGGAAGGCTTGCTCGACAACCCGCTGTTCCAGCTGTGCCTGGGCATCCCGTGGGGCGCGCCGGCCGATACCACCACCATGAAAGCCATGGTCGACAACCTGCCCGCCGATGCGGTGTGGGCCGGATTCGGCATTGGCCGCATGCAGATGCCGATGGCGGCGCAAGCGGTGCTGCTCGGCGGCAACGTGCGGGTCGGACTGGAAGACAACCTGTGGCTGGACAAAGGCGTGCTGGCGACCAATGGCCAATTGGTTGAGCGCGCCACGGAGATCCTCAGCCGCCTCGGTGCCCGCGTGCTCACGCCGGCGGAAGGTCGCAAGAAAATGGGCCTGACCCAGCGCGGCTGA